A genomic region of Streptomyces rimosus contains the following coding sequences:
- a CDS encoding ABC transporter ATP-binding protein, with the protein MSLLRPFRWVLVGVFLLQLAAHGTALIQPLVASSVVEGVRENGGLWGPVTALAVIAVVGMALNYVGVYVHGRVGQRFVLRVRNDLARRIFGARVPEVEGASTGDVLSRVGADTTLLQQTIIRSTIELLIVPFTIVITVVLMLLIDPLLAVLVIVMLTVATVVESWAFQRVTVQSEHAQNYLGAMTGVLQRVLLAFRTVKASRTEKAEAAAFGKEAEGSYRAGVKAARTEAVAETAALGSVEVTFLLVLGIGAIRVSSGALSMGDLVAILLYVVYIQEPIGSLVASAGRLSEGLAAARRVDELLQLPPEATAPHAATPADGRPAPGLRLDGVTFGYPNREVLRGVTIDAPVGITVLVGPSGTGKTTVLSLIERFVEPSGGRVLLNGTDIRELDLAELRGRVSYVQQEAPLLGATVRDAASYGVDDVDPVRLEKILDSVGLMEWVRSLPDGLDTEVGERGVHISGGQRQRLAVVRALLRDSEVLLLDEATSQLDPHNERTLLDSLAVHAKDKIVIAVTHRMPIALQATQVIMMEDGRVHAAGHHTALLETEDKYRALIAAST; encoded by the coding sequence GTGAGCCTCCTCAGACCGTTCCGCTGGGTGCTGGTGGGCGTCTTCCTCCTGCAACTCGCGGCACACGGAACCGCGTTGATCCAGCCACTGGTCGCCAGCAGCGTCGTCGAAGGCGTCCGGGAGAACGGCGGGCTGTGGGGCCCGGTGACCGCCCTAGCGGTGATCGCCGTGGTCGGCATGGCGCTCAACTACGTGGGCGTGTACGTCCATGGGCGCGTCGGCCAGCGCTTCGTACTGCGCGTACGCAACGACCTCGCCCGGCGGATCTTCGGGGCGCGCGTCCCGGAGGTCGAGGGCGCGTCGACCGGCGACGTGCTCTCCCGCGTCGGCGCCGACACCACGCTCCTCCAGCAGACCATCATCCGCAGCACGATCGAACTGCTCATCGTCCCGTTCACCATCGTGATCACGGTGGTGCTGATGCTGCTCATCGACCCGCTGCTGGCCGTCCTCGTGATCGTCATGCTCACCGTGGCCACCGTGGTGGAGAGTTGGGCGTTCCAGCGGGTCACCGTGCAGTCCGAGCACGCGCAGAACTACCTCGGCGCGATGACCGGCGTCCTCCAGCGCGTCCTGCTGGCCTTCCGTACGGTCAAGGCGTCCCGTACCGAGAAGGCCGAGGCCGCCGCCTTCGGCAAGGAGGCCGAGGGCTCCTACCGCGCCGGGGTCAAGGCCGCGCGCACGGAGGCCGTCGCCGAGACCGCCGCGCTCGGCTCGGTCGAGGTGACCTTCCTGCTGGTCCTCGGCATCGGCGCGATCCGGGTCAGCTCCGGCGCACTGTCCATGGGCGACCTCGTGGCCATCCTGCTCTACGTCGTCTACATCCAGGAGCCCATCGGCTCGCTGGTCGCCTCGGCCGGCCGCCTCTCCGAGGGCCTGGCCGCCGCACGCCGGGTGGACGAACTCCTCCAACTCCCGCCGGAGGCCACCGCCCCGCACGCCGCCACCCCGGCCGACGGGCGCCCGGCACCCGGACTGCGCCTCGACGGCGTCACGTTCGGCTACCCGAACCGCGAGGTACTGCGCGGCGTCACCATCGACGCGCCGGTGGGCATCACCGTGCTGGTGGGACCGTCCGGCACCGGCAAGACCACCGTCCTCAGCCTGATCGAGCGGTTCGTCGAACCCAGCGGCGGTCGGGTCCTGCTCAACGGCACCGACATCCGCGAACTCGACCTCGCGGAGCTGCGCGGCCGGGTCTCCTACGTCCAGCAGGAGGCGCCGCTGCTCGGCGCGACCGTCCGCGACGCCGCCTCGTACGGGGTGGACGACGTGGACCCCGTACGACTGGAGAAGATCCTCGACTCGGTGGGCCTGATGGAGTGGGTTCGCAGCCTGCCCGACGGCCTGGACACCGAGGTCGGCGAGCGCGGCGTGCACATCTCCGGCGGGCAGCGGCAGCGGCTGGCGGTCGTGCGGGCCCTGCTGCGCGACAGCGAGGTGCTGCTGCTCGACGAGGCGACCTCGCAGCTGGACCCGCACAACGAGCGCACCCTGCTGGACTCGCTGGCCGTGCACGCCAAGGACAAGATCGTCATCGCGGTGACCCACCGGATGCCGATCGCCCTCCAGGCCACCCAAGTGATCATGATGGAGGACGGCCGGGTCCACGCGGCCGGCCACCACACCGCGCTTCTGGAGACCGAGGACAAGTACCGTGCCCTTATCGCGGCTTCGACGTGA